A region from the Candidatus Diapherotrites archaeon genome encodes:
- a CDS encoding ribonuclease P → MATPNRFVRPLTGQQKIAVERMFRLDELAAEEVNTNPARSKRYVELIQGLSTRFRVAIPDEVRNHFCKGCGNYWVYGENVSIRVKGKTKNFVCHICGKLTRRKMISNLAISPLT, encoded by the coding sequence ATGGCTACACCCAACCGTTTTGTACGCCCGCTCACCGGCCAGCAGAAAATAGCGGTGGAACGCATGTTTAGGTTGGATGAGTTGGCAGCGGAGGAAGTGAATACCAATCCGGCCCGAAGCAAGCGCTACGTGGAACTTATTCAAGGATTATCCACCCGTTTCAGAGTTGCCATTCCGGATGAGGTGCGGAATCATTTCTGCAAGGGTTGCGGAAATTATTGGGTGTACGGAGAAAACGTTTCCATTCGCGTAAAAGGAAAGACCAAGAATTTCGTGTGCCACATCTGCGGAAAACTCACACGACGAAAGATGATATCCAATCTCGCAATATCCCCCCTCACATGA
- the guaB gene encoding IMP dehydrogenase: MAHPKMESFFARMEALELALAFEDVRLATAYSDIRLEAIETNSFFSKNVPVKIPIISAAMDTVTDSRMAIALAKLGGLGIIHRNLSPEQQAKEVARVKNHLNARIQNPVMFHQDDSIRQVLQTREEKNFPFHTFPVLNAHDELVGVVTENDFDLMADPEQPLSSIMSAQPVTAPVTCTVDEAYQIMLTEKKKVLPLVDENGKVKGLYVFQDVKTIVKGERYRFNLDSNGQLRVGGAVGTGEKELERVRALVKENVDVVVIDTAHGHSKGVLTMVKAIKGEFPSTDVVAGNISEPTGVDDLIKAGVDGIKIGQGPGSICTTRIVAGIGCPQVTAIFNCAKAARGSGVPICGDGGITYSGDITVALAAGAHTVMVGSLLAGTAESPGDITYVDGKPVKRIRGMGSLSAMKESKASRERYRQSHDFKKLVPEGIEGVVPYRGNVEDLMVQHLGGLRAGMGYVGASSIPELHEKAYFRRITHAGQKESHPHDIHLITEAPNYHRIR; the protein is encoded by the coding sequence ATGGCCCACCCCAAAATGGAATCCTTCTTCGCGCGCATGGAGGCCCTCGAGCTCGCCCTCGCTTTCGAGGATGTGCGCCTCGCCACCGCGTATTCGGACATTCGTCTGGAGGCGATTGAGACCAACTCCTTCTTCTCTAAGAACGTCCCCGTCAAGATTCCCATCATCAGCGCCGCCATGGATACCGTCACCGATTCCCGCATGGCCATTGCCTTGGCCAAACTGGGGGGTTTGGGGATTATCCACCGAAATCTTTCGCCCGAACAGCAGGCTAAAGAAGTGGCCCGGGTGAAAAATCATTTGAATGCGCGCATCCAGAACCCGGTGATGTTTCACCAGGATGATTCCATTCGGCAAGTCCTCCAGACTCGGGAAGAAAAGAATTTTCCCTTCCATACGTTTCCAGTTCTCAATGCCCATGACGAATTGGTGGGGGTGGTGACGGAGAATGATTTCGATCTCATGGCCGACCCTGAACAACCTCTTTCCTCTATCATGAGTGCCCAACCCGTGACGGCGCCGGTAACCTGTACCGTGGATGAGGCGTATCAGATCATGCTCACAGAGAAGAAGAAAGTCCTCCCCCTCGTGGATGAGAATGGAAAAGTAAAAGGGTTGTATGTGTTTCAGGACGTGAAGACCATCGTGAAGGGGGAACGTTATCGGTTCAACCTTGATTCCAATGGGCAGCTACGTGTGGGGGGCGCGGTGGGTACGGGGGAAAAAGAATTGGAGCGCGTGCGCGCATTGGTGAAAGAGAATGTGGATGTTGTAGTAATCGACACCGCCCACGGCCACTCGAAAGGGGTTCTAACCATGGTGAAAGCCATCAAGGGTGAATTCCCCTCCACCGATGTGGTGGCGGGGAACATCTCCGAACCCACGGGGGTGGATGATTTGATCAAGGCCGGGGTGGACGGAATCAAGATAGGTCAGGGTCCGGGGAGTATTTGCACCACGCGCATCGTCGCGGGGATCGGGTGTCCACAGGTAACCGCCATTTTCAACTGCGCCAAGGCCGCTCGAGGGAGCGGGGTTCCCATTTGTGGGGATGGGGGCATTACCTATTCGGGAGACATTACGGTGGCCCTGGCCGCCGGCGCCCACACCGTGATGGTGGGCAGTCTTCTCGCGGGCACGGCGGAGTCCCCGGGGGATATTACCTATGTGGATGGGAAGCCCGTGAAACGCATCCGGGGAATGGGAAGTTTGAGTGCGATGAAGGAAAGCAAAGCCTCGCGGGAAAGGTATCGTCAATCCCACGATTTCAAGAAATTGGTTCCGGAGGGAATCGAGGGAGTCGTGCCCTATCGGGGAAACGTGGAGGATTTGATGGTCCAGCATCTCGGGGGGTTGCGCGCGGGCATGGGCTATGTGGGCGCTTCTTCCATTCCGGAGCTCCATGAAAAGGCCTATTTCCGCCGCATCACCCATGCGGGGCAGAAGGAATCCCACCCCCATGATATCCATTTAATTACGGAAGCCCCCAACTACCACCGGATCAGGTGA
- a CDS encoding adenylosuccinate synthase: MQKGLADVLGNARTVAVVCNQWGDTGKGKLIDFLASDWADIIARGTGGANAGHTIVKGDDEYVFHLIPSGILHDANGKINIIGNGVVLDPRALLEEMDQLNRAGYSYSHLRISLNAKLILPHHIVLDQARESISSGKIGTTGRGIGPAYEDHVARRGLVMNDLANRDVFVEKLGKNIACATRELRGMGLDSQIVKSIFNIPRLHGGRFYNETTIFNTPEIIAAYLDEMGPRLHPHIADTESFLRGQVGRQNILLEGAQGLLLSVDHGTRPFVTSSDPSVGGLAKGVGLREKDVDYCFGIAKAYMTRVGNGPFPTEMGGKDSENHCDNHLNTREAEHEKFGEAHVNHTNELLQGIGFRITGKEYGATTKRPRRTGWLDLVALKYALDVNGKDIFLTKVDVLDTCSIIKLATAYQYHGPPYQLGDKPLRKGDVLETFPTDSHVLYHVTPRYIELPGWETPTHAAQTHAELPQNLIEMIRLIEDTTGGNIVGISNGPRREQIIFFDQKERAKIPPIREAIGK; the protein is encoded by the coding sequence ATGCAGAAAGGATTGGCAGACGTATTAGGGAACGCCCGCACGGTGGCCGTCGTATGCAACCAGTGGGGGGACACCGGGAAGGGGAAATTGATTGATTTTTTGGCGAGCGATTGGGCCGATATTATTGCCCGCGGCACCGGTGGGGCGAATGCCGGCCACACCATTGTGAAGGGGGATGATGAATACGTGTTTCATCTCATTCCTTCCGGTATTCTCCATGATGCCAATGGAAAAATCAACATCATTGGGAATGGGGTGGTGCTGGATCCCCGGGCCTTGCTGGAGGAGATGGATCAATTGAACCGCGCGGGATATTCCTACTCCCATTTGCGCATCAGCCTGAATGCCAAGCTCATCCTCCCCCACCATATTGTTCTGGATCAGGCGCGCGAATCCATATCGAGCGGGAAAATAGGAACCACGGGTCGGGGCATCGGTCCTGCTTACGAGGATCATGTGGCCCGCCGCGGGTTGGTGATGAATGATCTGGCGAACCGCGATGTTTTCGTGGAAAAATTGGGAAAAAACATCGCGTGTGCCACACGGGAATTGAGGGGCATGGGTCTGGATTCCCAAATAGTGAAATCCATTTTCAATATTCCCCGCTTGCACGGGGGCAGGTTCTACAATGAAACCACCATTTTCAATACCCCTGAAATCATTGCCGCCTACCTGGATGAGATGGGTCCGCGATTGCATCCGCATATCGCCGACACCGAATCCTTCCTTCGTGGGCAAGTGGGGAGGCAGAACATCCTTCTGGAGGGGGCGCAGGGTCTATTGTTGAGCGTCGATCACGGAACCCGACCCTTTGTGACCTCGTCCGATCCATCAGTAGGAGGTCTTGCCAAGGGCGTGGGTCTCCGGGAGAAGGACGTAGACTATTGTTTTGGCATTGCCAAAGCCTACATGACACGCGTGGGCAACGGTCCCTTTCCCACCGAGATGGGGGGAAAGGATTCGGAAAATCATTGTGATAATCATTTGAACACCAGAGAGGCCGAGCATGAAAAGTTTGGGGAGGCGCATGTAAATCATACGAATGAACTGCTTCAGGGTATTGGTTTTCGGATCACCGGGAAAGAGTATGGGGCGACAACGAAGCGTCCGCGACGCACGGGATGGTTGGACCTGGTGGCGTTGAAGTACGCCCTGGACGTGAATGGGAAGGACATCTTCCTCACCAAAGTGGATGTGTTGGACACGTGTTCCATCATCAAGCTGGCCACCGCCTACCAATACCATGGACCCCCCTACCAATTAGGGGATAAACCCCTGAGAAAGGGGGATGTTCTTGAAACATTTCCCACGGACTCCCATGTCCTATACCACGTGACGCCCCGCTATATCGAGTTGCCGGGCTGGGAAACCCCCACCCATGCGGCACAAACCCATGCTGAGCTTCCTCAAAATTTGATTGAGATGATCCGCCTGATCGAGGATACCACCGGCGGAAACATCGTTGGCATCTCCAACGGCCCCCGCCGCGAGCAAATAATATTCTTCGACCAAAAGGAAAGAGCAAAGATTCCCCCCATCCGCGAGGCCATCGGAAAGTGA
- a CDS encoding class I SAM-dependent methyltransferase, whose translation MLDVELDLKAKDGQRRKATKMNAATAPYFVDFLGKRIMVYPHVFYPEIDTELLAKSARVNPSDRVFEPFAGTGAIAIFLSNQSAAVVATDVNPDAVKNISENIRLHGLEKKARIELANIFPSSNEKFDVIVANPPYTDHEAKNIEEKSMWDKNHETIKNFFRDAKKYLTAKGKIYCSWSNFADFEFLEKLAKESGYSIKSVNEVAKVWQIYRVYEIEPL comes from the coding sequence ATGTTGGATGTAGAATTAGACCTAAAAGCGAAAGATGGTCAACGCCGAAAAGCGACCAAAATGAATGCAGCTACTGCGCCCTATTTCGTGGACTTTTTAGGAAAGAGGATAATGGTCTATCCACATGTTTTTTACCCAGAAATTGATACTGAATTATTGGCAAAGTCTGCTAGAGTTAATCCATCGGATCGCGTGTTCGAACCTTTTGCTGGAACTGGTGCCATCGCTATTTTTTTGTCTAACCAATCTGCAGCGGTTGTTGCTACGGATGTAAATCCTGATGCCGTGAAAAATATTTCTGAAAATATTCGATTGCATGGTTTAGAGAAAAAGGCACGAATCGAATTAGCTAATATATTCCCCTCTAGTAATGAAAAATTTGATGTGATTGTTGCCAATCCTCCATATACGGATCATGAAGCAAAAAACATAGAAGAAAAGTCCATGTGGGATAAAAATCACGAAACTATAAAGAATTTCTTTCGTGATGCGAAAAAGTATTTGACTGCAAAAGGTAAAATTTATTGCTCGTGGTCTAATTTTGCTGATTTTGAGTTTTTGGAAAAACTTGCAAAAGAATCAGGTTATTCAATAAAATCAGTTAACGAAGTAGCAAAAGTTTGGCAGATTTATCGCGTTTATGAGATAGAGCCATTATAG